In Takifugu flavidus isolate HTHZ2018 chromosome 5, ASM371156v2, whole genome shotgun sequence, the following proteins share a genomic window:
- the LOC130526402 gene encoding kinesin-like protein KIF24, with amino-acid sequence MDGEENDFFLYECLEAVGLQQHYARFTAVGVHSAAHLSGLRMEDYPILGISSMEDRTQLFRLVQMIKSLDLWCEAHDSECNSSDSEENYHVADDGLTHCSCLGPDGDVYDLSGEGKRLNCGGKAFSAALPQHKEAARPLHAQFVTGCLELTGKSNSGINHHNHRDHNTKIDAEETSTHSCHRPPRDLPHRLRSDTVPSVQPSNGQVWHKERKGISKKEKPCMEKSRKKASEKKAVTTLVYESRTAGYNYGLPLSSPPAPNKRQPRKQRISVCVRKRPLTYTECRRGEADVVATLNKACVTVNERKEAVDLSQYVLQHRFYFDHVFGGESTNEEVYQRTAYPLVQHMLHRGSATCFAYGQTGSGKTHTMLGSSPGRPGLYALAVRDIFAHLSKAQTHPSLLVFVSFFEIYCGQLYDLLGGRKRLFAREDQQKVVHIAGLHEVRVESVGSLLEVVSHGMAERTQGTSGVNAHSSRSHAMLQIQLRGQNQQMAGRMWFVDLAGSERASDTKDPDRQSRMEGAEINQSLLALKECIRSLDQAQSHTPFRQSKLTQVLKDSFLGDSMTCMIANISPGQAATEHTLNTLRYADRVKELRRQEGQGGRRSKTMSSKYDLSVNIGCNKTSVAARGKSPPKRPKIGRESENFVPISSTSTLTTDDTVFCSTPKNSSCARARFGTRVEQLTPIRGSLGISVQRESADRNGGRKEKNNGEPDQSIRAGANLGKLHLRDARKKLEFSDRELEKELGISNRVTGCKCQGGHSENRDTSPEIHRPTELSSQNTEQKEKERHLREYHQQLQQLMPSFEPTPKHLLSSSPCQSFSCSHQVPQVSTSQHVSQNSVSARDSFDLETDSAPLGTKVDFESSYRGPLSSLTQEGLRIHNKGQHELGHGTLADTSKDVRVLMEDRKTKYGKKTGYVEKERTKTPTGEGQFILTQEYRRSAGMESGGKRRRAWETPAGSPQINAVTSARREDMETPLFEACTADTADTESAYYCSSAEHLFSPPCGDTDTLKATKGRAELPHELKGRTCASNLATSTNSGVKESWVVVSDSQTLPHNTPNIHNEYKDTAEAFSVFCSTEDSACNQVGSHPDTAGKMSLSSQGKADCASAIMDPLSISLLEVDQQVATASFLHGKESNSSHFGSGGVQRDACNNFEFSISQSTSESVRNALPNWHCEGRSNHPSDISVQPNTLAETHVDESNCEFQIRPSVHPSTLGDMYHAQCRVVQAHWDQMEEMETLFRKEGKLLYQQPDMEFGEYIHKLGEIMVRKATCIHGMLVQLQPYLKGIHSNQGNKHKEVINNLNE; translated from the exons ATGGATGGTGAggaaaatgactttttcttGTACGAGTGTTTAGAAGCGGTTGGGCTTCAGCAGCACTATGCCAG GTTTACTGCGGTGGGGGTTCACTCTGCAGCCCATCTTTCAGGGCTGAGAATGGAGGATTATCCCATCCTCGGAATCTCCTCAATGGAGGACAGGACTCAACTCTTCCGGCTGGTGCAAATGATCAAATCTCTCGATCTTTGGTGTGAGGCTCATGATAGTGAATGCAACAGTAGTGATAGTGAGGAAAACTATCATGTAGCTGATGATGGCCTGACTCACTGTAGTTGTTTAGGTCCTGATGGAGATGTATATGACCTGTCAGGTGAGGGCAAGCGCCTTAATTGTGGTGGTAAAGCTTTCAGTGCTGCCCTGCCTCAGCACAAAGAGGCAGCCAGACCACTGCATGCTCAGTTTGTCACTGGATGTCTTGAGCTAACAGGAAAAAGCAACAGCGGGATCAATCATCATAACCACCGTGATCATAACACCAAGATAGACGCAGAGGAAACgtccacacacagctgtcacAGGCCACCACGTGATTTACCCCACAGGCTCAGGTCGGATACAGTGCCATCCGTGCAGCCTAGCAACGGACAGGTTTggcacaaagaaagaaaaggaatttcaaagaaggaaaaacccTGCAtggaaaaaagcaggaaaaaggctTCGGAAAAGAAGGCTGTGACAACGCTTGTCTATGAATCAAGGACAGCTGGCTACAACTATGGACTGCCCCTGAGTTCTCCTCCTGCCCCAAACAAAAG GCAACCGAGGAAACAGCGAATCAGCGTATGCGTGAGGAAAAGACCTCTGACTTATACAGAGTGCAGGAGAGGGGAAGCAGACGTCGTGGCAACTTTGAATAAAGCGTGTGTGAcagtaaatgaaagaaaagaggctGTAGATCTCTCCCAGTATGTGCTACAG CACAGGTTTTACTTTGATcatgtttttgggggggaaagcaCCAACGAAGAAGTGTATCAAAGAACTGCGTATCCTCTGGTGCAGCACATGCTCCATAG AGGCAGCGCCACCTGTTTTGCCTATGGCCAGACAGGATCAGGGAAGACTCACACCATGCTGGGTTCCTCTCCAGGCAGGCCGGGGTTATATGCTCTGGCGGTCCGGGATATTTTCGCTCACCTCTCCAAAGCACAGACCCACCCATCTTTGCTGGTGTTTGTCAGCTTCTTTGAAATCTATTGTGGGCAACTTTATGACCTTTTGGGCGGTAGGAAAAG GTTGTTTGCCAGAGAAGACCAACAGAAGGTGGTTCACATTGCTGGTCTGCATGAAGTCAGAGTGGAGTCAGTCGGCTCACTGTTGGAG GTGGTATCACACGGTATGGCTGAGCGTACTCAGGGGACGAGCGGAGTAAACGCACATTCCTCCCGCTCCCATGCCATGCTCCAGATTCAGTTAAGAGGTCAAAATCAGCAGATGGCTGGCAG aatgtGGTTTGTGGACCTTGCGGGAAGCGAGAGGGCGTCGGATACCAAAGACCCAGACAGGCAGAGTCGTATGGAGGGAGCTGAGATTAATCAGAGTTTATTGGCA ctTAAGGAATGCATCCGTTCCCTTGATCAAGCCCAGTCGCACACGCCTTTCAGACAAAGTAAACTCACTCAG GTTTTAAAAGACTCTTTTCTTGGGGACTCAATGACATGTATGATCGCCAATATCTCACCCGGTCAAGCAGCGACTGAACATACACTTAATACTCTCAGATATGCAGACCG GGTGAAGGAGTTAAGGAGACAAGAAGgacaaggaggaagaagaagcaagACAATGTCTTCTAAATACGACTTATCTGTCAACATCGGCTGTAATAAAACCAGTGTCGCAGCCCGGGGTAAAAGTCCTCCCAAAAGGCCCAAGATTGGAAGAGAAAGTGAAAATTTTGTCCCTATTTCTTCCACATCGACCTTGACCACAGATGATACAGTTTTCTGCTCCACACCCAAGAACAGCAGCTGTGCAAGAGCCCGTTTTGGGACCAGAGTGGAACAGCTGACACCCATCAGAGGGTCATTGGGAATTTCTGTTCAGAGGGAGAGCGCAGATAGAAACGGtggtagaaaagaaaagaacaatggTGAACCTGACCAAAGCATAAGGGCAGGGGCAAACTTGGGGAAACTTCACCTACGGGACGCACGGAAGAAACTGGAATTTTCTGACAGGGAACTGGAGAAGGAACTAGGAATTTCCAACAGGGTCACAGGGTGTAAATGTCAGGGAGGACATTCAGAAAACAGAGACACAAGCCCTGAAATACATAGGCCAACAGAATTAAGCTCACAAAATACTGaacaaaaggagaaggagaggcacCTGAGAGAATATCATCAACAGCTCCAGCAACTTATGCCATCATTTGAGCCAACACCCAAACATCTTTTGTCATCCTCTCCATGTCAATCGTTCTCCTGCTCCcatcaggttcctcaggtttcTACATCTCAGCATGTGTCCCAAAACTCAGTTTCTGCTCGAGATTCCTTTGATTTAGAAACAGATTCGGCTCCATTGGGAACCAAGGTTGACTTTGAGAGCTCTTACAGGGGACCCTTGTCGTCCCTCACTCAGGAAGGGCTTCGCATCCACAATAAAGGTCAGCACGAGCTCGGCCATGGCACTCTAGCTGATACCAGCAAAGATGTGAGGGTACTGATGGaagacaggaaaacaaaatatgggaaaaaaacaggttaTGTTGAAAAGGAGAggacaaaaacaccaacagGTGAAGGACAGTTCATCTTAACACAGGAATACAGGAGGTCAGCCGGGATGGAAtcgggagggaagagaaggagggctTGGGAGACACCAGCAGGGAGTCCCCAGATCAATGCAGTGACCAGTGCAAGGCGAGAGGACATGGAGACCCCACTGTTTGAAGCTTGTACTGCTGATACTGCTGATACTGAGTCGGCCTATTACTGTTCATCAGCAGAACACTTGTTTTCACCACCCTGTGGAGATACAGACACTCTCAAGGCCACTAAAGGACGAGCTGAGCTTCCCCATGAATTAAAAGGCAGAACGTGCGCCTCAAACCTTGCGACGTCAACAAACTCCGGAGTGAAAGAATCATGGGTGGTTGTCAGTGACAGTCAAACACTCCCTCACAATACACCCAACATCCATAATGAATATAAAGATACTGCCGAAGCCTTCAGCGTGTTCTGTTCCACAGAAGATTCAGCTTGCAATCAGGTCGGCAGCCATCCTGATACAGCTGGAAAAATGTCTCTTTCATCTCAAGGAAAGGCAGATTGTGCCAGTGCCATCATGGACCCCCTCAGCATCTCCTTGCTTGAAGTGGATCAACAGGTTGCTACAGCCTCCTTTCTTCATGGCAAAGAGAGCAACTCAAGTCATTTTGGGAGTGGAGGAGTTCAGAGAGACGCGTGCAACAACTTTGAATTTTCCATTTCACAATCCACATCAGAGAGTGTCCGAAACGCTTTACCCAACTGGCATTGTGAAGGGCGTTCGAACCATCCCAGCGACATCTCAGTCCAGCCAAACACTTTAGCTGAGACGCATGTTGACGAAAGCAACTGTGAATTCCAAATCAGaccatctgtccatccgtctaCATTGGGTGACATGTATCATGCCCA GTGTCGGGTTGTTCAGGCTCACTGGGaccagatggaggagatggaaacCTTATTTcgtaaagaagggaaacttttgtACCAGCAACCCGACATG GAATTTGGGGAGTATATCCACAAGCTGGGAGAGATAATGGTGAGAAAGGCGACATGTATTCACGGTATGCTAGTCCAACTGCAGCCATATCTTAAAGGCATCCATTCTAatcaaggaaacaaacacaaagaagtCATTAATAATCTAAATGAATAG
- the LOC130525997 gene encoding ubiquitin-associated protein 2-like isoform X1 → MMTSVVSNQSRGTRDKTLPTTTQTTQPQKQIQATAEQIRLAQVIYDKNDADFEDKVKQLIEVSGKTQDECMVALHDCNEDVNRAINFLLESTSDTTSWETVGKKRNLGKEGGSSEIKEINEKKGGDRETSRGRGGSNRRGRGISRGREGRAEENGFEVTPGERGGDRGRRGRGRGGRGRGRAAAGNRPQGMGTFNPTEYTANPGNRQEAWDGEGKDTAEETGTWGGPTEDWTSEDWNEDLSETKVFTASSAHITSKHNVNLASLLPKAGVGIGSSLDSELGLIVDGPSAEDLGQSLVFTNSHRNGHTATHSYAHATANSYAHAASGGTTYAHAALSSVLGSGFGSFNAQKSAPTSDIRTPEQLSGPRHSQRASQTLVTSSNSSVSKDAGQHLLQNPVPASSTSVEVKAQRVENGLIAPHMEIKLQPEPSAVLSQLAPRQQQSSSLPSTEPLGLSQLHAPQVPTPPGCVLSSGHESSLPPLRDGGSPGGKLSGLELQGAEAPQRQLKAQKRRGPPPSKIPSSAVEMPGSADVPGLNVQFGALDFGSETSSGMADMAQSEAGRDQRPAQIPASASLPVPAAVSTQQPQSSLFPKPGSISEHMSSLPSAVSDSKFPSPSLGLPSATPSPSIGLPSAASPASSTAPTAASRGESSGPRSLAPHLGFPQGKDVPSSALTNGYNGLKTQGNQDPTSASRTVKTESPVLTSDSGTNHHAPSPVVTPSHSAPISSLSSHITSAHTSGSTLTSSSSYTVNNEAGSSSSSTHHTLSSSSTGQAVSASPSAPQAGGSSATNGLHAAGAPGLTPNGTNASLSAGSRTAPLLTTTSGKTPPNLAQGVPPLLANQYIMGPGGLLPAYPQIYGYEDLQMLQSRLPMDYYGVPFPGTAATLPGRDGLGNNPYSSEPTKFGRNDSSSPAPPTSLSTAGVQSQPQQAPQSGTQGQNQAQQTQNQAFLNPPLPPGYGYTGLPYYAGVPGVPSAFQYGPTVFVPPASAKQPAMGLANPSNQYHQQHQPSYGQHAYGTAFDDLSQAHGEYSKGGYGGSAQAQAKSGGSGPGKAPGLSGSGNSGGVPDLGGSIYNKTQSFDKQGFHTGTPPPFSLPSALGGTGPLNPGGAPGYAPAPFLHILPPHQQPHSQLLHHHLTQDGQGGPGQRSQSNSMQQKTQGSKSNYGSSPYWAN, encoded by the exons atgatgACATCAGTGGTCAGCAATCAGTCCCGGGGGACTCGGGATAAAACATTGCCCACCACCACACAGACTACACAGCCACAAAAACAGATACAG gcCACAGCAGAACAGATTCGTTTAGCCCAAGTGATCTACGACAAAAACGATGCTGACTTTGAAGACAAGGTCAAACAG CTGATTGAAGTCTCTGGGAAAACCCAAGATGAGTGCATGGTAGCCCTGCATGACTGCAACGAGGATGTAAACAGAGCCATCAATTTCCTTCTGGAGAGCACCTCTGACACC ACCTCCTGGGAGACGGTGGGAAAGAAGCGAAACCTTGGTAAAGAAGGGGGATCCTCAGAAATCAAGGAGATTAATGAGAAGAAAGGTGGAGACAGGGAGACCAGTCGGGGACGTGGGGGGTCCaacaggagaggcagaggcaTCAGCAGAGGTCGTGAGG GTCGCGCAGAAGAAAATGGGTTTGAGGTTAcacctggagagagaggaggagatcgTGGCCGTAGAGGCCGAGGGAGAG gggGTCGTGGTCGAGGACGAGCAGCTGCTGGTAACAGACCCCAGGGAATGGG TACCTTCAATCCTACCGAGTACACAGCTAACCCTGGAAATCGCCAGGAAGCATGGGATGGAGAGGGCAAAGATACTGCTGAGGAAACTG GAACATGGGGAGGCCCCACAGAAGACTGGACCTCAGAGGACTGGAATGAGGAT TTGTCTGAGACCAAAGTTTTTACTGCCTCTTCTGCCCACATCACATCTAAACACAA TGTGAACCTGGCTAGCCTGCTGCCCAAGGCTGGAGTGGGCATCGGAAGTTCTTTGGACTCTGAATTGGGCTTGATCGTTGATGGACCCTCAGCTGAAGATCTTGGCCAAAGTCTGGTGTTTACCAATTCTCATCGCAATGgacacacggcaacacacagCTACGCACATGCCACAGCCAACAGCTACGCTCATGCAGCTTCTGGTGGTACCACCTATGCACATGCTGCCCTG TCCTCAGTTTTGGGCTCTGGATTTGGATCATTTAATGCTCAAAAATCAGCACCCACCTCTGACATAAGGACGCCAGAGCAGCTCAGTGGACCTCGGCATTCTCAAAGAGCCAGTCAGACATTGGTCACCTCCAGCAACAGCAGTGTCTCCAAAGACGCAGGGCAACATCTGCTACAGAATCCAGTTCCTGCTTCCTCTACCTCTGTAGAAGTCAAGGCACAGAGAGTTGAAAATGGCCTTATAGCCCCTCACA TGGAAATAAAGCTTCAGCCAGAACCATCAGCGGTGCTCAGCCAGCTGGCTCCGAGGCAGCAACAGTCCTCTAGTCTACCCTCCACAGAGCCTTTGGGCCTGTCTCAGTTGCATGCTCCACAGGTCCCCACACCCCCAG gaTGTGTCCTATCTTCAGGTCACGagtcatccctccctcctctaaGAGATGGAGGTTCTCCTGGAGGGAAGCTGTCTGGCTTGGAGCTCCAAGGTGCAGAGGCCCCCCAGAGACAGCTCAAGGCACAGAAACGCAGAGGACCTCCCCCTTCAAAG ATCCCATCATCGGCCGTGGAGATGCCGGGCTCGGCAGATGTGCCTGGACTGAATGTCCAGTTTGGAGCATTAGACTTTGGGTCTGAGACCAGTAGTGGAATGGCAGATATGGCACAGTCCGAGGCCGGCAGGGATCAACGTCCAGCACAAATCCCAGCTTCAGCATCTCTGCccgttcctgctgctgtttctacACAACAGCCACAGAGCAGCCTTTTCCCCAAGCCAGGGTCTATCAG TGAGCACATGAGCAGCTTACCCTCGGCCGTCTCGGATTCCAAATTCCCTTCACCATCTTTGGGCCTACCGAGTGCAACACCCTCCCCCTCCATTGGTCTTCCCAGCGCTGCCAGTCCAGCCTCTTCCACTGCCCCTACCGCAGCCAGTCGTGGGGAAAGCAGCGGGCCAAGGTCCTTGGCACCTCATCTGGGATTCCCTCAAGGCAAAGATGTTCCCTCATCTGCTCTTACA AATGGATATAATGGCTTGAAGACACAGGGCAACCAGGACC CGACGTCGGCATCAAGAACGGTGAAAACTGAGTCTCCTGTTCTGACAAGTGATAGTGGAACAAACCACCACGCCCCCTCCCCTGTTGTTACCCCCTCACATTCAGCCCCCATCTCATCACTCAGCAG TCACATCACCAGTGCTCACACGTCTGGATCAACTCTCACCTCAAGTTCATCCTACACC GTGAATAACGaggctggcagcagcagcagtagtaccCATCATACCCTGTCCTCGTCATCGACCGGCCAGGCTGTCAGCGCCAGTCCTTCCGCCCCCCAggctggtggtagctcagccaCCAATGGCTTACACGCAGCTGGAGCCCCGGGCTTGACTCCTAACGGCACAAACGCCTCGCTGTCAGCAGGCAGCCGTACTGCACCCCTGCTGACCACCACATCTG GGAAGACCCCTCCAAATTTGGCTCAAGGGGTCCCTCCTCTCCTTGCCAACCAGTACATCATGGGCCCTGGTGGTCTGCTTCCTGCTTACCCG CAGATCTATGGCTACGAGGACCTGCAAATGCTGCAGTCTCGGCTTCCCATG GACTATTATGGGGTACCATTCCCTGGAACGGCGGCTACTTTACCTGGAAGAGATGGCCTAGGAAATAACCCATATTCCA GTGAGCCAACAAAGTTTGGCAGGAATGACTCTTCATCTCCAGCTCCCCCGACCAGCCTGTCAACAGCTGGTGTGCAGTCACAGCCCCAGCAGGCACCACAGTCAGGGACCCAGGGACAGAACCAGGCCCAGCAAACACAGAATCAAGCCTTCCTCAACCCCCCACTGCCCCCTGGTTATGGATACACCG GGCTGCCATATTATGCTGGTGTGCCAGGGGTTCCCTCTGCTTTCCAGTATGGGCCTACTGTGTTTGTCCCTCCTGCCTCTGCCAAGCAGCCTGCAATGGGCTTGGCAAACCCATCCAATCAGTACCACCAGCAACATCAGCCCAGTTATGGACAGCATGCTTATGGCACAG CCTTTGATGACCTGTCACAAGCCCACGGGGAGTACAGTAAAGGGGGTTACGGAGGCTCTGCCCAGGCACAGGCCAAGTCAGGGGGCAGCGGCCCAGGGAAAG CACCAGGACTCTCGGGGTCGGGGAACAGTGGTGGAGTTCCTGACTTGGGAGGGTCGATTTACAACAAAAC
- the LOC130525997 gene encoding ubiquitin-associated protein 2-like isoform X2, with translation MMTSVVSNQSRGTRDKTLPTTTQTTQPQKQIQATAEQIRLAQVIYDKNDADFEDKVKQLIEVSGKTQDECMVALHDCNEDVNRAINFLLESTSDTTSWETVGKKRNLGKEGGSSEIKEINEKKGGDRETSRGRGGSNRRGRGISRGREGRAEENGFEVTPGERGGDRGRRGRGRGGRGRGRAAAGNRPQGMGTFNPTEYTANPGNRQEAWDGEGKDTAEETGTWGGPTEDWTSEDWNEDLSETKVFTASSAHITSKHNVNLASLLPKAGVGIGSSLDSELGLIVDGPSAEDLGQSLVFTNSHRNGHTATHSYAHATANSYAHAASGGTTYAHAALSSVLGSGFGSFNAQKSAPTSDIRTPEQLSGPRHSQRASQTLVTSSNSSVSKDAGQHLLQNPVPASSTSVEVKAQRVENGLIAPHMEIKLQPEPSAVLSQLAPRQQQSSSLPSTEPLGLSQLHAPQVPTPPGHESSLPPLRDGGSPGGKLSGLELQGAEAPQRQLKAQKRRGPPPSKIPSSAVEMPGSADVPGLNVQFGALDFGSETSSGMADMAQSEAGRDQRPAQIPASASLPVPAAVSTQQPQSSLFPKPGSISEHMSSLPSAVSDSKFPSPSLGLPSATPSPSIGLPSAASPASSTAPTAASRGESSGPRSLAPHLGFPQGKDVPSSALTNGYNGLKTQGNQDPTSASRTVKTESPVLTSDSGTNHHAPSPVVTPSHSAPISSLSSHITSAHTSGSTLTSSSSYTVNNEAGSSSSSTHHTLSSSSTGQAVSASPSAPQAGGSSATNGLHAAGAPGLTPNGTNASLSAGSRTAPLLTTTSGKTPPNLAQGVPPLLANQYIMGPGGLLPAYPQIYGYEDLQMLQSRLPMDYYGVPFPGTAATLPGRDGLGNNPYSSEPTKFGRNDSSSPAPPTSLSTAGVQSQPQQAPQSGTQGQNQAQQTQNQAFLNPPLPPGYGYTGLPYYAGVPGVPSAFQYGPTVFVPPASAKQPAMGLANPSNQYHQQHQPSYGQHAYGTAFDDLSQAHGEYSKGGYGGSAQAQAKSGGSGPGKAPGLSGSGNSGGVPDLGGSIYNKTQSFDKQGFHTGTPPPFSLPSALGGTGPLNPGGAPGYAPAPFLHILPPHQQPHSQLLHHHLTQDGQGGPGQRSQSNSMQQKTQGSKSNYGSSPYWAN, from the exons atgatgACATCAGTGGTCAGCAATCAGTCCCGGGGGACTCGGGATAAAACATTGCCCACCACCACACAGACTACACAGCCACAAAAACAGATACAG gcCACAGCAGAACAGATTCGTTTAGCCCAAGTGATCTACGACAAAAACGATGCTGACTTTGAAGACAAGGTCAAACAG CTGATTGAAGTCTCTGGGAAAACCCAAGATGAGTGCATGGTAGCCCTGCATGACTGCAACGAGGATGTAAACAGAGCCATCAATTTCCTTCTGGAGAGCACCTCTGACACC ACCTCCTGGGAGACGGTGGGAAAGAAGCGAAACCTTGGTAAAGAAGGGGGATCCTCAGAAATCAAGGAGATTAATGAGAAGAAAGGTGGAGACAGGGAGACCAGTCGGGGACGTGGGGGGTCCaacaggagaggcagaggcaTCAGCAGAGGTCGTGAGG GTCGCGCAGAAGAAAATGGGTTTGAGGTTAcacctggagagagaggaggagatcgTGGCCGTAGAGGCCGAGGGAGAG gggGTCGTGGTCGAGGACGAGCAGCTGCTGGTAACAGACCCCAGGGAATGGG TACCTTCAATCCTACCGAGTACACAGCTAACCCTGGAAATCGCCAGGAAGCATGGGATGGAGAGGGCAAAGATACTGCTGAGGAAACTG GAACATGGGGAGGCCCCACAGAAGACTGGACCTCAGAGGACTGGAATGAGGAT TTGTCTGAGACCAAAGTTTTTACTGCCTCTTCTGCCCACATCACATCTAAACACAA TGTGAACCTGGCTAGCCTGCTGCCCAAGGCTGGAGTGGGCATCGGAAGTTCTTTGGACTCTGAATTGGGCTTGATCGTTGATGGACCCTCAGCTGAAGATCTTGGCCAAAGTCTGGTGTTTACCAATTCTCATCGCAATGgacacacggcaacacacagCTACGCACATGCCACAGCCAACAGCTACGCTCATGCAGCTTCTGGTGGTACCACCTATGCACATGCTGCCCTG TCCTCAGTTTTGGGCTCTGGATTTGGATCATTTAATGCTCAAAAATCAGCACCCACCTCTGACATAAGGACGCCAGAGCAGCTCAGTGGACCTCGGCATTCTCAAAGAGCCAGTCAGACATTGGTCACCTCCAGCAACAGCAGTGTCTCCAAAGACGCAGGGCAACATCTGCTACAGAATCCAGTTCCTGCTTCCTCTACCTCTGTAGAAGTCAAGGCACAGAGAGTTGAAAATGGCCTTATAGCCCCTCACA TGGAAATAAAGCTTCAGCCAGAACCATCAGCGGTGCTCAGCCAGCTGGCTCCGAGGCAGCAACAGTCCTCTAGTCTACCCTCCACAGAGCCTTTGGGCCTGTCTCAGTTGCATGCTCCACAGGTCCCCACACCCCCAG GTCACGagtcatccctccctcctctaaGAGATGGAGGTTCTCCTGGAGGGAAGCTGTCTGGCTTGGAGCTCCAAGGTGCAGAGGCCCCCCAGAGACAGCTCAAGGCACAGAAACGCAGAGGACCTCCCCCTTCAAAG ATCCCATCATCGGCCGTGGAGATGCCGGGCTCGGCAGATGTGCCTGGACTGAATGTCCAGTTTGGAGCATTAGACTTTGGGTCTGAGACCAGTAGTGGAATGGCAGATATGGCACAGTCCGAGGCCGGCAGGGATCAACGTCCAGCACAAATCCCAGCTTCAGCATCTCTGCccgttcctgctgctgtttctacACAACAGCCACAGAGCAGCCTTTTCCCCAAGCCAGGGTCTATCAG TGAGCACATGAGCAGCTTACCCTCGGCCGTCTCGGATTCCAAATTCCCTTCACCATCTTTGGGCCTACCGAGTGCAACACCCTCCCCCTCCATTGGTCTTCCCAGCGCTGCCAGTCCAGCCTCTTCCACTGCCCCTACCGCAGCCAGTCGTGGGGAAAGCAGCGGGCCAAGGTCCTTGGCACCTCATCTGGGATTCCCTCAAGGCAAAGATGTTCCCTCATCTGCTCTTACA AATGGATATAATGGCTTGAAGACACAGGGCAACCAGGACC CGACGTCGGCATCAAGAACGGTGAAAACTGAGTCTCCTGTTCTGACAAGTGATAGTGGAACAAACCACCACGCCCCCTCCCCTGTTGTTACCCCCTCACATTCAGCCCCCATCTCATCACTCAGCAG TCACATCACCAGTGCTCACACGTCTGGATCAACTCTCACCTCAAGTTCATCCTACACC GTGAATAACGaggctggcagcagcagcagtagtaccCATCATACCCTGTCCTCGTCATCGACCGGCCAGGCTGTCAGCGCCAGTCCTTCCGCCCCCCAggctggtggtagctcagccaCCAATGGCTTACACGCAGCTGGAGCCCCGGGCTTGACTCCTAACGGCACAAACGCCTCGCTGTCAGCAGGCAGCCGTACTGCACCCCTGCTGACCACCACATCTG GGAAGACCCCTCCAAATTTGGCTCAAGGGGTCCCTCCTCTCCTTGCCAACCAGTACATCATGGGCCCTGGTGGTCTGCTTCCTGCTTACCCG CAGATCTATGGCTACGAGGACCTGCAAATGCTGCAGTCTCGGCTTCCCATG GACTATTATGGGGTACCATTCCCTGGAACGGCGGCTACTTTACCTGGAAGAGATGGCCTAGGAAATAACCCATATTCCA GTGAGCCAACAAAGTTTGGCAGGAATGACTCTTCATCTCCAGCTCCCCCGACCAGCCTGTCAACAGCTGGTGTGCAGTCACAGCCCCAGCAGGCACCACAGTCAGGGACCCAGGGACAGAACCAGGCCCAGCAAACACAGAATCAAGCCTTCCTCAACCCCCCACTGCCCCCTGGTTATGGATACACCG GGCTGCCATATTATGCTGGTGTGCCAGGGGTTCCCTCTGCTTTCCAGTATGGGCCTACTGTGTTTGTCCCTCCTGCCTCTGCCAAGCAGCCTGCAATGGGCTTGGCAAACCCATCCAATCAGTACCACCAGCAACATCAGCCCAGTTATGGACAGCATGCTTATGGCACAG CCTTTGATGACCTGTCACAAGCCCACGGGGAGTACAGTAAAGGGGGTTACGGAGGCTCTGCCCAGGCACAGGCCAAGTCAGGGGGCAGCGGCCCAGGGAAAG CACCAGGACTCTCGGGGTCGGGGAACAGTGGTGGAGTTCCTGACTTGGGAGGGTCGATTTACAACAAAAC